In a genomic window of Salegentibacter salegens:
- a CDS encoding glycoside hydrolase family 130 protein, with protein sequence MRVPVTRKNVKFLPDSSRVVARYFMNGEQRTKELLSLIFAMSESQVHESLEQTLREFASRHRNITKLFEKHCANIRNIIEEMDVDFNVISKKRKMLIGSYLTMEYAIESAAFFNPSIIQDFDQSYLEEGEMRVILSFRATGEGHISSIVFRRAIIDKNNDMQLMTVGDSIDMAEISHKKLYDKGRFVEKMREMRISAKYSKTIMEDLPAKFEYYALKNAVKNVLNENAISLGKRKALEEITWLVDSYYDIEFHPDSDISERVVFPISESESRGIEDARFVRFTEDDGTIKIYATYTAYNGHVIMPKLLSTNDFYTFRIMPLHGNGSIGKNLALFPKKINGKYAMLSRVDGVNNYLMFSERNTLWNNPILLQKPKYPWEFTQIGNCGSPLWTEKGWLVITHGVGPMRRYCIGASLLDLEDPSIEIGRLEEPLLMPLEEEREGYVPNVVYSCGSIIHNGSLILPYAVSDYSSTYAVVEMKALFKALLS encoded by the coding sequence ATGCGGGTTCCGGTTACACGTAAAAACGTAAAATTTCTACCTGATTCAAGTAGGGTTGTGGCCCGGTATTTTATGAATGGGGAACAACGGACTAAAGAGTTGCTTTCATTGATTTTTGCGATGAGTGAAAGTCAAGTGCATGAATCTTTGGAACAGACCCTAAGGGAGTTTGCAAGCAGACACCGTAATATTACCAAGCTCTTTGAAAAACATTGTGCCAACATTAGAAATATTATTGAGGAGATGGATGTTGACTTTAATGTTATTTCCAAAAAACGAAAAATGCTCATTGGTTCATATCTTACCATGGAATATGCCATAGAGTCCGCCGCTTTTTTTAATCCTTCCATTATTCAAGATTTCGACCAGTCCTATTTGGAGGAAGGAGAAATGCGAGTTATCCTTTCCTTCAGGGCAACTGGTGAAGGGCATATTTCTTCCATCGTTTTTAGGAGGGCTATTATCGATAAAAATAACGACATGCAATTAATGACCGTGGGCGATTCTATAGATATGGCAGAAATTTCTCATAAAAAGCTTTATGACAAAGGACGATTTGTAGAAAAGATGCGTGAGATGCGAATTTCCGCAAAGTATTCCAAAACCATTATGGAAGACCTACCAGCCAAATTTGAGTATTACGCTCTAAAAAATGCTGTAAAAAATGTACTCAATGAGAATGCAATCAGTTTAGGAAAAAGAAAAGCACTAGAAGAAATTACTTGGTTGGTAGACTCTTATTATGATATCGAGTTTCATCCTGATTCCGATATTAGCGAACGGGTTGTATTTCCCATTTCAGAATCTGAAAGCCGCGGAATAGAAGATGCCCGTTTTGTTCGTTTTACTGAAGACGATGGTACTATAAAGATTTACGCTACTTATACTGCTTATAACGGACATGTTATAATGCCTAAACTACTTTCTACCAATGACTTTTATACATTCAGGATCATGCCTTTGCACGGGAATGGCTCTATAGGTAAAAATCTGGCGCTTTTTCCTAAAAAAATTAACGGTAAATATGCCATGCTTTCAAGGGTGGATGGGGTAAATAATTATTTGATGTTTTCTGAAAGAAATACCTTATGGAATAATCCCATTCTACTTCAGAAACCAAAATACCCATGGGAATTTACCCAAATAGGAAATTGTGGTTCCCCTTTATGGACCGAAAAAGGATGGCTCGTGATCACGCACGGTGTAGGACCTATGAGAAGATACTGTATTGGTGCTTCATTGCTGGATCTTGAGGATCCTTCTATAGAGATTGGTCGTTTGGAAGAACCATTGCTAATGCCCTTAGAGGAAGAACGGGAAGGCTATGTGCCCAATGTGGTCTATTCCTGTGGCTCTATTATTCATAATGGCAGTTTGATTTTGCCATATGCCGTCTCCGATTATTCTTCTACCTATGCGGTTGTGGAAATGAAAGCATTGTTCAAAGCCTTATTAAGCTAA
- a CDS encoding cysteine peptidase family C39 domain-containing protein, translating to MFGVNNFPVYRQLNQMDCGPTCLKFITDFYGGNYNLNYLREISCLQKGGVSNDPRLVNRGFIFPLKANNCIFIIKPHLIQ from the coding sequence ATGTTTGGAGTCAATAATTTTCCAGTTTATCGCCAGCTCAATCAGATGGACTGTGGTCCCACCTGCTTAAAATTTATTACAGATTTTTATGGAGGAAATTATAATTTGAATTATCTAAGGGAAATATCTTGTCTTCAAAAAGGAGGTGTGTCCAATGACCCCAGATTAGTAAATAGGGGGTTCATATTTCCTTTAAAAGCGAATAATTGTATTTTTATAATTAAACCTCATTTAATACAATAA
- a CDS encoding IS256 family transposase produces the protein MTQEEIKELKEKALKQFLSGESLTGKNGAFAPMLREFMEEALEAEMSSHLSDEEKGSKAGNKRNGKGKKTLKSSQGDVTINTPQDRNSTFEPEIVAKRQRILADNLEKQIIGMYGMGNSLRDISAHIEEMYDSKISTHVLSDITDRVIPKVKEWQDRPLEPVYCILWLDAMHFKVREEGKVKHKALYNILGINKAGRKEVLGMYISESEGANFWLQVLTQLNNRGLKDILIACTDNLTGFSEAIHSVYPKTDIQLCIVHQIRNSMKYVASKDQKDFMKDLKLVYKADTKDQAESALLDLEEKWGKRYPIVIRSWNDNWDRLSAYFEYTAPIRKLIYTTNAVEAFHRQVRKVTKTKGAFTNDMALLKLVYLATRRIEKKWNAPLQNWGLVVQQLAIKFEGRLELDLATNETKN, from the coding sequence ATGACACAAGAAGAGATTAAGGAATTAAAGGAAAAAGCATTAAAACAATTTTTATCAGGAGAATCCCTAACCGGCAAAAACGGCGCTTTTGCTCCAATGCTTAGGGAGTTTATGGAAGAGGCCCTGGAAGCAGAAATGTCTTCGCACCTTTCCGATGAAGAAAAAGGCTCAAAAGCAGGTAATAAGCGTAATGGCAAAGGCAAAAAGACCCTAAAGAGCAGCCAAGGGGACGTCACCATTAACACGCCCCAGGATCGTAACAGTACCTTTGAGCCGGAGATCGTAGCGAAACGCCAGCGTATCCTGGCCGATAATTTAGAAAAGCAGATTATAGGCATGTACGGGATGGGCAATAGCCTGCGGGATATCTCAGCTCATATAGAGGAAATGTATGATTCCAAGATATCCACACACGTTCTAAGTGATATTACGGACCGGGTGATTCCCAAGGTTAAGGAATGGCAGGATCGCCCCTTGGAGCCGGTATATTGCATCCTATGGCTCGACGCGATGCACTTCAAGGTACGCGAAGAAGGCAAAGTAAAGCACAAGGCCTTGTATAATATTTTAGGAATAAATAAAGCTGGAAGAAAGGAAGTGCTGGGTATGTATATCTCGGAAAGTGAAGGGGCCAATTTTTGGCTTCAGGTGCTGACCCAATTAAACAACCGTGGCTTAAAAGATATTCTGATTGCCTGTACGGATAATCTTACGGGCTTTAGTGAAGCCATTCATTCTGTTTATCCCAAGACTGATATTCAGCTATGTATTGTCCACCAGATCCGCAATAGTATGAAGTATGTGGCCAGTAAGGATCAAAAAGATTTTATGAAAGACCTTAAACTGGTGTACAAGGCTGACACCAAAGACCAGGCTGAATCGGCTTTACTGGATCTGGAAGAAAAATGGGGCAAAAGATATCCCATAGTGATCCGTTCCTGGAATGATAACTGGGACCGATTGAGTGCTTATTTTGAATATACCGCACCCATTAGAAAACTCATATACACCACAAATGCCGTAGAGGCTTTTCACCGGCAGGTAAGAAAAGTAACCAAGACCAAAGGCGCTTTTACCAATGATATGGCACTATTGAAGCTGGTTTACCTAGCTACCAGAAGAATTGAAAAGAAATGGAACGCCCCACTGCAGAACTGGGGTTTGGTAGTTCAACAATTAGCTATTAAATTTGAAGGTCGGCTAGAGTTGGACTTAGCCACCAATGAAACGAAAAACTAA